In Streptomyces sp. 71268, the DNA window GAAGCCACCCGACGGGCGGTCATCCCGACGGAAGTTGCCCGAGGGACGGTCGTCCCGGCGGAAGCCACCGGAGGGACGGTCATCGCGACGGAAACCACCCTGCGGACGGTCGTCACGACGCTCGAAGGAACGGCCACCACGGTCATCACGCCGGTCGTCGCGGCGGAAGCCACCCGACGGGCGGTCGTCGCGCCGGAAGCCACCGGAGGGACGGTCATCGCGGCGGAAACCACCCTGCGGACGGTCGTCGCGGCGGTCGCGGCGCTCGAAGTTGCCCCGGTCGTCGCGGCGGTCGTACCCGCCGCGCTCCTGCTCCGGGCGGCTCGGCGCGGCGTCCGCGGCCTGCTGCTCGGTGCTCTCCCGCGTCGCGGGAACGGCGGCGGACGCGTCCGCGTCGCCGTCCTGGACGCCGGCCGTGGCGGGCTCCGTCGCCGAGGTGGCCTCGGCGGGCGCCGCCGCTGCCACGGCCGCGGCCGGGTCCTCGCCGCGCTCGCGGGCCGCGCGGGCCAACAGGCGGTCGGCCTCCTCGCGCAGCTCGGTCGCGCGCCGCTGCACCTGCTGCAACTGGCGGGTGAGGTCCTGTACGTCGCGCTCGGCCTGCTTGGCCGCGTTCGCCGCCGACTCGGCCTGCACCTCGGTGAGCGAACGGGCCCCGGTGATGCGCGCCACGTCGTCGTCGAAGGCGCCCGCGCCGCCGACGATGTGCCGCGAGGCGTCGACGCCCGCGTCCTCCATCAGCCGGAAGATCTGCCGGCGCTGGTGCGGCAGGGCCAGCGAGACGACGGTGCCGCTCTTGCCCGCGCGGGCCGTACGGCCGGAGCGGTGCAGGTAGTCCTTGTGGTCGCCGGCCGGGTCCACGTTCAGGACCAGGTCGATGCCGTCGACGTGGATGCCGCGCGCGGCGACGTCCGTGGCGACCAGGACGTTGACGTAACCGTCCTTGAAGTCGGCCAGCGTGCGGGTCCGCGCGCCCTGCGTCATGCCGCCGTGCAGCGCGTCCGCCCGTACGCCCGCGTCCACGAGCTGCTCGGCGACGCGGTCGGCGCCCATCTGGGTGCGGACGAAGATGATGGTGCGGCCCTTGCGCGCCGCGATGGCGGCGGTGACCGGCGCCTTGTCCTTCGGCTTCACGACGAGCACGTGGTGCGTCATGGTTGTGACCGCGCCCTGCGCCGCGTCCACCTCGTGCGTCATCGGGTTGGTCAGGTAGCGCTTGACGAGGGTGTCGATCTCGTTCTCCAGCGTCGCGGAGAACAGCATCCGCTGGCCGCCGGTCGGCACCAGGTCGAGGATCTCGGTGACCTCGGGCAGGAAGCCCATGTCGGCCATCTGGTCGGCCTCGTCGAGCACGGCGACCTGCACCCGGTCCAGCGTCGCGGCGCCACGGTTGATGATGTCGCGCAGTCGGCCCGGGGTGGCGACCAGGATGTCCACGCCCCGCTCCAGGGCGTAGATCTGATTGCCCATCGAGGTGCCGCCACAGACCACCTTGAGCTTCAGGCCGAGCACGTCACCGTACGGCTGGAGCGCGTCGGAGACCTGCATGGCCAGCTCGCGGGTGGGGGTCAGGATCAGGCCACGGGGACGCTTCTTCTCCGTGTGGCCGCCGGCGAGTTGGGCCAGCAGCGGGAGGCCGAAGGAGAGGGTCTTGCCGGAGCCGGTACGGCCTCGGCCCAGGATGTCCTTGCCGGCCAGCGCGTCCGGGATGGTCGCGGCCTGGATCGGGAACGGGGTGGTGACGCCGTTCTGCTTCAGCTTGCGGACGACCTGCTCGGGCAGCCCGAGGGTGGCGAACGTGACGGACGTCTCAACGTCCTCGTCGGCGGCGTCGTCGGTCGCGGCGGCGTCGTCAGACGCGGCGGCCTCGTCCTCGTCCACGGAGGCGGACTCGGCGGGCTGCTCGGCGGGCTCAGCGGCAGCGGCGGGCTCGGGGGCCTCGATGGGCTCGGAGGGGGCCGCGACGGAGGCGTCAGCGGCGTCGACCTCGGCGACGAACGTCGCGGTGGCCTCGGGGATCATGCCGGCCTCATCGACCTCGGGCATGACGGTGTGCTCAGCAGAAATGGACATGCGAAACGCGAAACCTTCCGGAGTTACGGCACGCGCCCAGACTCCGTGTGATTTCGCAAACGACCGCCTCGATGCGGTCAGCCACGGCAAGGAAAGGAACGCGCCACGCGGCGCGCTCCGGGAGGGTTCTCCGAAGTCGGCCGGGCAAATGGGATCAAACGATCTACCACCATACGCACCCCGCCCCCCGGAAGGCAAATCCCACCCTCACACCCCTCCGCGCCCCAGGCCAGGCGGCTCACCGCTCGCGCAGCGGTCTCGGCTGGGGAGCCGGTTCGGTGCCCTCGGCCGGCGGCGGCGTACTCGGGGGCGGCGAGGTGGTCGGCGCGGTCGTGGGGGCGGGGGTGCTGGGCTCCGGCGGCGGGCTGCTGGGCCGCGGCGCGGTCGGCCGTGGCCGGGGGATCGAGCCCGTGGGAGACGGGGCGGGCACGTCGGGCCGGGTCGGCGGGTCCGCGGCGGCCGGCGGCGCCTGCGAGGGCCGACCGGCCTCCCCCGGCCGGCCCTCACCCTCGCCGTCGCCAGGCTCACGCTCAGCGTCCGACCGCTCGGCGTCCGGCTCAGGAGACGAGGAAGCGC includes these proteins:
- a CDS encoding DEAD/DEAH box helicase; amino-acid sequence: MSISAEHTVMPEVDEAGMIPEATATFVAEVDAADASVAAPSEPIEAPEPAAAAEPAEQPAESASVDEDEAAASDDAAATDDAADEDVETSVTFATLGLPEQVVRKLKQNGVTTPFPIQAATIPDALAGKDILGRGRTGSGKTLSFGLPLLAQLAGGHTEKKRPRGLILTPTRELAMQVSDALQPYGDVLGLKLKVVCGGTSMGNQIYALERGVDILVATPGRLRDIINRGAATLDRVQVAVLDEADQMADMGFLPEVTEILDLVPTGGQRMLFSATLENEIDTLVKRYLTNPMTHEVDAAQGAVTTMTHHVLVVKPKDKAPVTAAIAARKGRTIIFVRTQMGADRVAEQLVDAGVRADALHGGMTQGARTRTLADFKDGYVNVLVATDVAARGIHVDGIDLVLNVDPAGDHKDYLHRSGRTARAGKSGTVVSLALPHQRRQIFRLMEDAGVDASRHIVGGAGAFDDDVARITGARSLTEVQAESAANAAKQAERDVQDLTRQLQQVQRRATELREEADRLLARAARERGEDPAAAVAAAAPAEATSATEPATAGVQDGDADASAAVPATRESTEQQAADAAPSRPEQERGGYDRRDDRGNFERRDRRDDRPQGGFRRDDRPSGGFRRDDRPSGGFRRDDRRDDRGGRSFERRDDRPQGGFRRDDRPSGGFRRDDRPSGNFRRDDRPSGGFRRDDRRDDRGGRSFERRDDRPQGGFRRDDRPSGGFRRDDRPSGGFRRDDRRDDRGGRSFERRDDRPQGGFRRDERPSGGFRSDRPYNRDRRDERPAGGHRPANGDRPHGRRDDHRGGTGSFGRRDDKPRWKRNG